The proteins below come from a single Excalfactoria chinensis isolate bCotChi1 chromosome 7, bCotChi1.hap2, whole genome shotgun sequence genomic window:
- the GALNT3 gene encoding polypeptide N-acetylgalactosaminyltransferase 3 isoform X4, giving the protein MALKIMPKLFKKLFFHWKLWKFSIIVFVFLVFLFLLQREVGVQDFRDEGGIEPAVRKKSHVLGLVLNAMNSINGAKPKMQIKAPVRQTKVPGERHCLPGHYTAMELKPFLDRPLQDPNAPGASGKAFKTINLNPEEQKEKERGEEKHCFNAFASDRISLHRDLGPDTRPPECIEQKFKRCPPLPTTSVIIVFHNEAWSTLLRTVHSVMYTSPAILLKEIILVDDASVDEYLHDKLDKYVKQFQIVKVVRQKERKGLITARLLGASVATGETLTFLDAHCECFYGWLEPLLARIAENPVAVVSPDIASIDLNTFEFSKPSPYGHNHNRGNFDWSLSFGWESLPKHENKRRKDETYPIRTPTFAGGLFSISKEYFEHIGSYDDEMEIWGGENIEMSFRVWQCGGQLEIMPCSVVGHVFRSKSPHTFPKGTQVITRNQVRLAEVWMDEYKEIFYRRNTEAAKIVKQKTFGDISKRLNLRQRLQCKNFTWYLNNVYPEVYVPDLNPLFSGYLKNVGNHMCLDVGENNHGGKPLIMYSCHGLGGNQDSHCQGRWESGQWWETKWPA; this is encoded by the exons ATGGCTTTGAAAATAATGCCTAAACTAttcaagaaattattttttcactggAAACTTTGGAAATTTAGCATTATTGTGTTTGTCTTcctagtatttttatttttattgcaacgAGAAGTTGGTGTCCAAGATTTTAGAGATGAAGGAGGGATTGAGCCAgctgtcagaaagaaaagtcatgTATTAGGTCTTGTGTTAAATGCTATGAACAGTATCAATGGTGCAAAGCCAAAAATGCAGATAAAGGCACCTGTACGGCAAACTAAGGTTCCTGGAGAGAGACATTGTTTGCCAGGACACTATACTGCGATGGAACTAAAACCCTTTCTAGATCGACCTCTTCAAGATCCTAATGCTCCTGGAGCTTCTGGTAAAGCATTTAAAACCATCAACTTAAAtccagaagagcagaaagaaaaagagcgtggagaagaaaagcactgtttCAATGCTTTTGCAAGTGATAGGATTTCGTTACACCGAGATCTTGGACCAGACACTCGACCTCCTGA ATGCATTGAACAAAAGTTCAAGCGTTGCCCACCATTGCCAACCACAAGTGTTATAATAGTTTTTCATAATGAAGCATGGTCTACTCTGCTCAGAACTGTTCACAGTGTGATGTACACTTCTCCTGCCATACTGCTAAAGGAAATCATTTTGGTGGATGATGCCAGTGTTGATG AATACTTGCATGATAAACTCGATAAGTACGTGAAGCAGTTTCAGATCGTTAAAGTTGTCCgtcaaaaggaaagaaaaggtctAATCACTGCACGGTTGTTGGGAGCTTCCGTAGCAACAGGGGAGACCCTCACCTTTCTGGATGCTCATT GTGAATGCTTCTATGGCTGGTTAGAACCATTGTTGGCAAGAATAGCTGAGAACCCTGTTGCTGTTGTAAGCCCTGATATTGCTTCTATAGATCTCAATACTTTTGAATTTAGTAAGCCATCTCCTTATGGGCATAACCACAATAGAGGAAACTTTGACTGGAGTTTGTCGTTTGGATGGGAGTCTCTTcctaaacatgaaaataaaagaagaaaagatgaaacctATCCAATCAG AACACCTACTTTTGCTGGAGGTCTCTTTTCAATATCAAAAGAGTATTTTGAACACATTGGAAGCTATGATGATGAAATGGAAATATGGGGAGGTGAAAATATAGAAATGTCTTTCAGA GTTTGGCAATGTGGTGGACAGTTGGAGATCATGCCTTGCTCTGTTGTTGGCCATGTCTTTCGCAGCAAGAGTCCCCATACTTTCCCAAAAGGTACTCAAGTGATCACACGTAACCAAGTCCgccttgcagaagtctggaTGGATGAATATAAAGAAATTTTTTACCGAAGAAACACAGAGGCAGCAAAAATAGTGAAACAA AAAACATTCGGAGACATCTCAAAAAGACTCAACTTAAGGCAGCGTTTGCAGTGTAAAAATTTTACCTGGTATCTCAATAATGTTTATCCAGAAGTATACGTTCCAGACCTAAATCCTTTGTTTTCTGGATAT
- the GALNT3 gene encoding polypeptide N-acetylgalactosaminyltransferase 3 isoform X3, whose protein sequence is MALKIMPKLFKKLFFHWKLWKFSIIVFVFLVFLFLLQREVGVQDFRDEGGIEPAVRKKSHVLGLVLNAMNSINGAKPKMQIKAPVRQTKVPGERHCLPGHYTAMELKPFLDRPLQDPNAPGASGKAFKTINLNPEEQKEKERGEEKHCFNAFASDRISLHRDLGPDTRPPECIEQKFKRCPPLPTTSVIIVFHNEAWSTLLRTVHSVMYTSPAILLKEIILVDDASVDEYLHDKLDKYVKQFQIVKVVRQKERKGLITARLLGASVATGETLTFLDAHCECFYGWLEPLLARIAENPVAVVSPDIASIDLNTFEFSKPSPYGHNHNRGNFDWSLSFGWESLPKHENKRRKDETYPIRTPTFAGGLFSISKEYFEHIGSYDDEMEIWGGENIEMSFRVWQCGGQLEIMPCSVVGHVFRSKSPHTFPKGTQVITRNQVRLAEVWMDEYKEIFYRRNTEAAKIVKQKTFGDISKRLNLRQRLQCKNFTWYLNNVYPEVYVPDLNPLFSGYLKNVGNHMCLDVGENNHGGKPLIMYSCHGLGGNQQDSHCQGRWESGQWWETKWPA, encoded by the exons ATGGCTTTGAAAATAATGCCTAAACTAttcaagaaattattttttcactggAAACTTTGGAAATTTAGCATTATTGTGTTTGTCTTcctagtatttttatttttattgcaacgAGAAGTTGGTGTCCAAGATTTTAGAGATGAAGGAGGGATTGAGCCAgctgtcagaaagaaaagtcatgTATTAGGTCTTGTGTTAAATGCTATGAACAGTATCAATGGTGCAAAGCCAAAAATGCAGATAAAGGCACCTGTACGGCAAACTAAGGTTCCTGGAGAGAGACATTGTTTGCCAGGACACTATACTGCGATGGAACTAAAACCCTTTCTAGATCGACCTCTTCAAGATCCTAATGCTCCTGGAGCTTCTGGTAAAGCATTTAAAACCATCAACTTAAAtccagaagagcagaaagaaaaagagcgtggagaagaaaagcactgtttCAATGCTTTTGCAAGTGATAGGATTTCGTTACACCGAGATCTTGGACCAGACACTCGACCTCCTGA ATGCATTGAACAAAAGTTCAAGCGTTGCCCACCATTGCCAACCACAAGTGTTATAATAGTTTTTCATAATGAAGCATGGTCTACTCTGCTCAGAACTGTTCACAGTGTGATGTACACTTCTCCTGCCATACTGCTAAAGGAAATCATTTTGGTGGATGATGCCAGTGTTGATG AATACTTGCATGATAAACTCGATAAGTACGTGAAGCAGTTTCAGATCGTTAAAGTTGTCCgtcaaaaggaaagaaaaggtctAATCACTGCACGGTTGTTGGGAGCTTCCGTAGCAACAGGGGAGACCCTCACCTTTCTGGATGCTCATT GTGAATGCTTCTATGGCTGGTTAGAACCATTGTTGGCAAGAATAGCTGAGAACCCTGTTGCTGTTGTAAGCCCTGATATTGCTTCTATAGATCTCAATACTTTTGAATTTAGTAAGCCATCTCCTTATGGGCATAACCACAATAGAGGAAACTTTGACTGGAGTTTGTCGTTTGGATGGGAGTCTCTTcctaaacatgaaaataaaagaagaaaagatgaaacctATCCAATCAG AACACCTACTTTTGCTGGAGGTCTCTTTTCAATATCAAAAGAGTATTTTGAACACATTGGAAGCTATGATGATGAAATGGAAATATGGGGAGGTGAAAATATAGAAATGTCTTTCAGA GTTTGGCAATGTGGTGGACAGTTGGAGATCATGCCTTGCTCTGTTGTTGGCCATGTCTTTCGCAGCAAGAGTCCCCATACTTTCCCAAAAGGTACTCAAGTGATCACACGTAACCAAGTCCgccttgcagaagtctggaTGGATGAATATAAAGAAATTTTTTACCGAAGAAACACAGAGGCAGCAAAAATAGTGAAACAA AAAACATTCGGAGACATCTCAAAAAGACTCAACTTAAGGCAGCGTTTGCAGTGTAAAAATTTTACCTGGTATCTCAATAATGTTTATCCAGAAGTATACGTTCCAGACCTAAATCCTTTGTTTTCTGGATAT